In the Harmonia axyridis chromosome 3, icHarAxyr1.1, whole genome shotgun sequence genome, one interval contains:
- the LOC123675246 gene encoding dnaJ homolog subfamily C member 8: MEANSSKKKDGETRFETFYTEVKEIEKRDSVLTSKQQIDRLLRPGSTYLNLNPFEVLQIDPDLPIDEVKKKYRRLSILVHPDKNQDDADRAQQAFEAVNKAWKVLENEVTRKKCMDVIEEAKGRTDIMLAEKRKKAKKEGKDKIPEDDPENYRHAIYVLTMKLFADMERKRRDLAERDQEERKRKREAEIEEEELNKAQKEWQKNFEESRQNRVDSWQSFQANTKSKAKKSSKKIKMFRPPQNKPESR, from the exons ATGGAGgcaaattcttcgaaaaaaaaagatggggAAACACGATTCGAGACATTCTACACCGAG gttaaagaaattgaaaaacgaGATTCAGTATTGACATCAAAACAACAAATAGATCGTCTTTTGAGGCCTGGATCAACATATCTTAATTTAAACCCATTCGAGGTCTTACAAATTGACCCTGATTTGCCTATCGACGAAGTTAAGAAAAAATACCGAAGGTTATCTATTTTAGTGCATCCTGATAAAAATCAAGATGACGCCGATAGAGCTCAGCAAGCCTTCGAAGCTGTCAACAAAGCCTGGAAGGTTCTCGAAAACGAAGTCACAAGGAAGAAGTGCATGGATGTTATCGAAGAGGCTAAGGGCAGAACCGATATAATG CTCGCAGAGAAACGGAAAAAGGCTAAAAAAGAAGGCAAAGACAAAATACCCGAAGATGATCCAGAGAACTATAGGCATGCCATTTATGTATTGACAATGAAATTATTTGCTGATATGGAAAGGAAAAGGAGGGATTTAGCAGAAAGGGATCAAGAAGAACGGAAACGGAAAAGAGAAGCTGAAATTGAAGAGGAAGAATTGAATAAGGCTCAAAAAGAATGGCAAAAGAATTTTGAG GAATCAAGGCAAAATCGGGTAGATAGTTGGCAGTCCTTCCAAGCAAATACAAAATCGAAAGCTAAGAAGTCCAGTAAGAAGATAAAGATGTTCCGACCACCACAAAACAAACCAGAGTCCAGATAA